In a genomic window of Erigeron canadensis isolate Cc75 chromosome 5, C_canadensis_v1, whole genome shotgun sequence:
- the LOC122601577 gene encoding protein FAR1-RELATED SEQUENCE 5-like produces the protein MEEDSTMNDYEVNSTIHEEDSVFSNLFEAESSSVNKPCSSWYNSRMIETDEGEICWILEVEEDVRPVKGQVFDTIDDCIEMYERYAYQAGKPQGVSIDTLNHENSGKRVRISSLQVTGCEAHVIFKLIEGRQSYILDEFEEKHNHQLNSVEHRHLSRRQRKLGISEMTFINKVSTSNIGATRAHHTYNNMLGSYKNTHGTVNDFKNYKNKINCFISSSDAQMLVNRMENRREHVPNFTFEYKVKDNSELECMFWADETAKVNFKEFGDIISFDATYRTNRYNMMFVPFTGIDNHKKTVSIGAGMLRDETADSYVWLLKVFLDTFGSQPKMVVTDQDAAMKKAVALILTESRHRLCMWHITQKLPLKVGKRMFDNTDFKKKFNNIVWNISLSTKTFEKRWAEIMKEFKLEEHPWFTHMYDIRSTWIPPYFTDLPMSGLMRTTSRSESENSFFSNFTSGGAMLIQFMMSYESTMERQGSRLEVLDHQTHNKRPPLQTPFLIEEHACNVYMRTIFLLVQKEIYLGSWRCSQHSVTSGMQGCDVIVVKEIREVKKNIQKVVVGKKKDKNVEVVEDIKTVDPEEAEDGMENEIENETGTGSTTKTVEKVYTFQKDEEKLSHFVEKVRALKDEIEVAHSNSTSKDHDEAIERFLGVTKPSNNDVQNPPVLPYKGCGNDSRLKSLKEKVTEKYLKPKRKCRKCGTLTSDNDARNCEKKKAEKAKAEAVAQALEKLEKK, from the exons ATGGAAGAGGATTCAACTATGAATGATTACGAAGTCAATTCAACGATTCATGAAGAAGATAGTGTGTTCAGTAACCTCTTTGAAGCTGAATCGA GTTCGGTTAACAAGCCATGTAGTAGCTGGTATAACAGTAGGATGATAGAAACAGATGAAGGTGAAATATGTTGGATACTGGAAGTAGAGGAAGATGTAAGACCAGTTAAGGGTCAAGTTTTTGATACAATAGATGATTGCATTGAAATGTATGAGAGATATGCGTACCAAGCGG GGAAACCACAAGGTGTAAGCATAGATACACTTAATCACGAAAATAGTGGCAAAAGAGTACGTATTTCGTCACTGCAAGTGACAGGATGTGAAGCACATGTCATATTCAAGCTGATCGAAGGCCGACAATCGTACATATTAGACGAGTTTGAGGAAAAACACAATCATCAGTTGAATTCGGTGGAGCATAGACACTTGTCGAGAAGACAAAGGAAATTGGGAATCTCTGAAATGACGTTTATTAATAAGGTTTCAACTTCGAATATAGGAGCGACAAGAGCTCATCATACCTACAACAATATGCTAGGTTCTTACAAGAACACACACGGCACAGTGAACGACTTCAAGAACTACAAGAACAAAATCAATTGTTTTATAAGCTCAAGTGACGCACAGATGTTGGTAAATAGAATGGAAAACAGACGAGAGCATGTCCCAAATTTTACCTTCGAATACAAGGTAAAAGATAACAGTGAGTTGGAGTGTATGTTTTGGGCCGATGAGACAGCAAAAGTAAATTTCAAAGAATTTGGAGATATCATTTCATTCGATGCTACTTACAGGACAAACAG GTACAACATGATGTTTGTCCCATTCACTGGGATAGACAACCATAAGAAGACTGTGTCTATCGGAGCTGGTATGCTTAGGGATGAAACAGCAGATTCTTATGTGTGGTTGTTGAAAGTGTTTTTGGATACATTTGGAAGCCAACCAAAGATGGTCGTCACAGATCAAGATGCAGCAATGAAGAAGGCTGTTGCACTCATCTTAACAGAATCAAGGCACCGACTATGCATGTGGCACATCACTCAGAAGCTGCCTCTGAAG GTAGGAAAACGCATGTTTGATAATACTGATTTCAAGAAGAAGTTCAATAACATAGTTTGGAACATATCATTGAGTACAAAGACGTTTGAGAAAAGATGGGCAGAGATAATGAAGGAATTCAAGTTGGAAGAACATCCATGGTTCACGCATATGTATGATATCAGGTCTACATGGATACCACCTTACTTCACAGACTTACCGATGTCGGGTTTGATGAGAACCACCTCAAGATCGGAAAGCGAAAACTCATTCTTCAGCAATTTCACAAGTGGTGGAGCAATGTTGATtcaatttatgatgtcatatgagTCTACCATGGAGAGGCAGGGGAGCAGGCTAGAGGTTCTCGACCACCAGACGCATAATAAGAGACCACCGCTTCAAACCCCTTTTCTTATTGAAGAACACGCTTGCAATGTTTACATGCGTACCATTTTCTTGTTAGtgcaaaaagaaatatatttgggaAGTTGGCGGTGTTCTCAGCATTCCGTAACCTCAGGGATGCAAGGATGTGATGTGATTGTGGTTAAAGAGATTAGGGAAgttaagaaaaacatacaaaagGTGGTGGTAGGCAAAAAGAAAGACAAGAATGTTGAAGTGGTTGAAGACATCAAAACTGTGGATCCAGAAGAAGCTGAAGATGGAATGGAAAATGAAATCGAAAATGAAACAGGGACGGGAAGCACAACCAAAACTGTGGAAAAAGTATATACTTTCCAG AAGGATGAGGAAAAGCTGTctcattttgttgaaaaagtCAGGGCGCTAAAAGATGAGATAGAGGTTGCACATTCAAACTCAACATCAAAGGATCATGATGAGGCAATAGAGAGATTCTTAGGAGTTACCAAGCCAAGTAACAATGATGTTCAAAATCCACCTGTTTTACCATACAAGGGATGCGGAAACGACAGCAGATTAAAGTCTCTAAAAGAAAAGGTGACTGAAAAATATCTAAAGCCAAAAAGAAAGTGCAGAAAGTGTGGGACATTGACAAGTGACAACGACGCAAGGAATTGTGAAAAGAAGAAAGCAGAAAAAGCTAAAGCAGAGGCGGTGGCTCAAGCTCTTGAAAAACTTGAAAAGAAGTAA